A genomic region of Staphylococcus roterodami contains the following coding sequences:
- a CDS encoding CHAP domain-containing protein encodes MKKIATATIATAGFATIAIASGNQAHASEQDNYGYNPNDPTSYSYTYTIDAQGNYHYTWKGNWHPSQLNQNNGYYSYYYNNGYNNYSYNNYNNYNSYSYNNYNRYNNYSNSYQSYNYNNYNSYNTNSYRTGGLGASYSTSSNNVQVTTTMAPSSNGRSISSGYTSGRNLYTTGQCTYYVFDRVGGKIGSTWGNASNWANAAARAGYTVNNTPKAGAIMQTTQGAYGHVAYVESVNSNGSVRVSEMNYGYGPGVVTSRTISASQASSYNFIH; translated from the coding sequence ATGAAGAAAATCGCTACAGCTACTATCGCAACTGCAGGATTCGCTACAATCGCAATTGCATCAGGAAATCAAGCTCATGCTTCTGAGCAAGATAACTATGGTTATAATCCAAATGATCCAACATCATACAGCTATACTTATACTATTGATGCACAAGGTAACTACCATTACACATGGAAAGGTAACTGGCATCCAAGTCAATTAAATCAAAATAATGGCTACTACAGCTATTACTACAACAATGGTTACAATAACTATAGCTACAATAATTACAACAATTACAATAGTTATAGCTACAATAACTACAATCGTTACAATAACTATTCAAATAGCTATCAATCATATAACTATAACAACTACAATAGTTACAATACAAACAGCTACCGTACTGGTGGTTTAGGTGCTAGCTACAGCACTTCAAGCAACAACGTTCAAGTAACTACTACAATGGCTCCATCATCAAATGGCCGTTCAATCTCAAGTGGTTATACTTCAGGACGTAATTTATACACTACTGGTCAATGTACATACTACGTATTTGATCGTGTAGGCGGTAAAATTGGTTCAACATGGGGCAATGCAAGTAACTGGGCTAATGCAGCTGCAAGAGCTGGTTACACAGTAAACAACACGCCAAAAGCTGGTGCAATCATGCAAACAACTCAAGGTGCATACGGTCACGTTGCATATGTTGAAAGTGTAAACAGCAATGGTTCAGTAAGAGTTTCAGAAATGAACTATGGTTATGGTCCAGGTGTTGTAACTTCACGTACAATCTCAGCTAGCCAAGCTTCATCATACAACTTCATTCACTAA